GCCTGGGGGTCTTCCTTTGTGTCCATCAGGGGACTGAACGTCACCACATACCTATGAGGCAATATAACAACTTTACGTAACTATATGAACCTTAATAAGACTACAGTCATTAGCCTAGCTGTTATATGAATGGACACAAACACGAAACGTAAATGCTAACATATAGCAACAATCAGAGATATGCATCAGCACTCATCATTGGGACTGTTCCAGTCATGCTGATAAACTGTATATGACAGTCGTTTGGAAAAAGAGGCCCGAGGGTGCTGGCTTTGTATCAGGGAGGTTCTGGTCTTGTGTCCAGCACGATTAGACAGTTGATTTACTTGGCTGCACCTGTTCATCGTGTCTGCGTTGTGGTACGGCCATGCGCCAACCCGACGGGCTCTCCATTAATAAACTAGGTGCTTTGGCTTTCAGTGTCCTGTGTTTTAATTGAATCACTTTGACAATGTGCAGCTTAAAACAGCATAATGGGACTTCATACGGTATTGATTTAATCTTCCAAATATAAATGACTGATGGATTACCTCTCGCAGGGAGAGAAGTCGATAAGAGACACCCCCTGGTGACTGAAACGTTGGATCTGCTTAAACTTCTCTCCTCCCCACAATGCAATGCCTCGTTGATGGAACGTGGCCAGGTAGGTTCCTTTGGGAGACCAGCGAACGTACGTCTCTGTCCAGCGctacaacacacacgcacacacagacacagacacaccgatCACATTGGGGAAATGTCATCTTACACAAAGAAGCCATATTGTAGCATTGAGGGCATCAAAGACTCAAAGCAGAGATAGCTTTAAAAACTGCTGACATTTGCGTCTCGGTCTTAAAAGGCTCCCTGCAGGACCTTCCCGAGAGACGTGATTGGTGGACTTACCGCCCTTTCCTCAGCGACAATTGGATCCTTGGGGTCGTTGTTGAAGATGGCGGTCCTCTCTCCTGATTCGTAGATGACACTGTACTGGTCACGGCAGTCTGGATCCTCCATCCAGTGACGCATGTTACCCTGGCAACGCAAAGACCAATTGACCTTAAGGCTTAATGACCCAACACCCAAAGGGACTTCCTCCCAGTTATGGTTCAGGTTGGCACTTGGGCAGCAGAAGCGGACCAGGCATGTGTAACGAGGTGAAACTACAGTGTTACTCcatgaaatgtttgtttgtgcggTGAAACAGTGCAACACTCACAAAGTCCTTGAAGGGCTGTTTCTCAGGGGTTTCCCACTCATCACAGATGTTCATGTACCTGGGATGCAACATCACAATCTACATGAGACATTTCAGTATAATGTGCTTGTATCTCAGTGCCTCCCAGTCATTTGGAGTTACCTGGTTAGAAAAGGGGGTTGTAGGAGGAACTAAAAGTAACTTCCTCCACAATAATGGAGTAACAAGTAACTTCCTACATAAATGGCTATTATGTGGCAAAACTAAGTTTAAGCTACAACATTTTCCTGGCAGAAACCTGTGTATGTTCTCTGGGCAGTCCACAACCACCTAAATATTACAGAAGAGCTGGAACAACGCCTCGAGGATATGACTTTGTTCTTACTTGTCAAAGTCTGTGAAGACGTTGaccctgaaggtgtgctgtttGTCCAGCTTGTAGCCATCTGCGTTCTTCACGGCATCCAGAGCCTGTGTAGGGGCTCCATACTCCAGGAAGATATACCTAGAACATATACATAACATTAACTGCAGTAGGGGCAAGTTGTTTTCGTTAGGGTGCATTCAGGGTCAGTTACAGATGAAGATAATAATTTTTTCAGAATAAAGACATCCTCAAAGCATTTGATACAAATGAATGGGCAACTCTATGATTCAGACTGGTTAATGCTACCACCATGCTAACACACACCTTTGAAAACAACAGGATCCTTCCGTGTTGCTGTGCGATAGATGCTAAACACCATAGAGCCTATACCAAGGCAGGACATAGAAATCCAATAATAGATGCTAAACACCATAAAGCCTATACCAAGGCAGGACATAGAAATCCAATAATAAATGCTAAACTCCACAGAGCCTTTTCCACAGCAGGACATAGAAATCCAATAATAGATGATGAAACACCATAGAGCCTTTTCCACAGCAGGACATAGAAATCCAATAATAGATGATAAAACACCATAGAGCCTATACCAAGAGAGGACATAGAAATCAAAAAATCTATTGTTGAACGCATTACTGAACAAAACATGCGTATCTTGATGTGTGCTTTTGTACTTAGAGACAAAGAGAGCAGCAATTCTATAGCATTTGCAGACAGGAACTCCCACTAAAGTTTGGATGTGTCCCTGTAACATAGGAAAACATTCTCCCAACACCTCCACGTAAATGTGACCCAAATGTCACTTCCAAAAAGGTGAAAGGCAGTTTGTACATGTCCACAAGCCCTGCTGAGAAGGACCACTCACCCTTTAGTGGAACCATCAGGCCCCTCGGGGTAGAACTCATTGGTGATCTTGCCGAACTTGGAGAAGATCTTGTGGATTACGTTCTTCAGCTTCTCCAGGCGCTCGGGACCCACCTGGGGGACATTGTCCACAACGATCACGGAGTCGATCCCGTCTGCCTCCTGGGGCTTCTCTCGTAGGAGGTCTCCCAGGAGTTCTATAGAGGAAatagaagagggggagagaaataaTGCAAGGATGAAAGAAAGCACATCGAAAGACGTAAGGTGAGGAAAAAGGAGAGGACGATGTTTATAACTGGTTCGGTGTTTAATCAAACATGTGCATTTCACTTTCATTGATGGTGTGCAGACAAGCGTTTCCCACCGGGGTTATAGTTCTGGTACTTATATGATAAGACACTGAGTTCTATTGTAGGTTGACAAGTCACTTGGCTGTGTTGGTTGACCATATCGGTGCCAAAACACCCGGCTGTATGTCCCTTTGCGGACCTGCAGATAATGCCCGTAGTCTAGGGTTAATTCTCCAAGGGTGTAGCTACTTAGGCTAAATGATGCTGTAGGTTAGAAACCACACGGTTGCCTCAATTATCTGACAGCTGGTACAGCTAGATAGTGAGCAATTCATTCACATCGCTGGAAGTAAAATGTCCCGCTTCAAGCAAGCTAATTAGCTATGCtggaaagaaaacattacaaagaCATAATagtcacaaaaaaaacatatccaaaaacaatttaaaatgtaacgcGTCAAATGTCACAGGCGTAAATGGCTCTCATCTGGTACGTAATTTTCGTAGATGTACAAGCATGGAACACTGAATGAAAGGACGAGACATGAATGAATGCACTGTTAACAGCTGCTGAAGTTACCGGTTTGCGAACGTCCACAAAATGATTATTTACGGATTAGTAGGTGTACTCTTTAACAATATTAAAGCGatgagaacaattatttgattacgtttgatgtgcattttattgtatatcGTCAACTATATAGCTAGCAATGCCAGCCATGCCGGTTGGTAGCTAAGCTACTTAACATGCTAAACTCACCACCCAGCTAGTAAAGACGCTAACTAGGCCTAAAAAAGCCGGGATCTTTCCTGCGTATGCTTACCTTCATCATCGATGTCATCTACGAAGTCTTCTGGGTCGCTGAACGACGGCTCATCCTCGTCATAGTCGACATCAGGCGGCATATCCTCCGTATCGTGCATGTTCATGTTTTGTGAGCGCGTTTATTAAAGCCAAATCGGTGTAAATCTAGATTTCTAGAAGGCAGACGGTTACCCGCTAGTGTGGCACCATGTGCGATTACGTGCAAATGGACGATGTTCTGAAAGTGTGGAATCGTCGAGAGGGACTCCTGGTGTCGCCTAGCGATAGCACTAGATACGCAGTACGTGGATAGTACGCAGTACAATGGAAGCGCTGTTCGATTATGCTTATCGGATTGAGAGAGATCGGAGAAAATGCGCAGTTGCAAAAAACGTTATACATTTCATACACTCCGCGGTTTGTCCTTCTTGCTTTCCGTTGTGAGGTAATCCACGCACCGGTAgaaagaaacatttttttttgacgCGCGAGATATACATTTCTGGCGAAATAGATAGTCCCAGTGTTGTCAAATTAGTAGTCCCTAAACCGGCATTTCAGATTGTCTTTAAAACATGGTAGTTAATTTATCTTGCTGTCTTTATAAGCTTGAAATGTAATTGCACTCAGTTGTGTGTTTGACTTGGCTAGCTAAAACGTTTTTCTATCAAAGTTACAGTAATGAGCTAATTGGCTAGGACGGTAGCTCTTGTTCATTGCCTTTTTGCTCCATCGAGCAACGCGTACTTAATGCCTTGGGCCAGAGCTATCTAGCAAGATGAAGTGGTATCTGTCTGATGTAGGTATTTGTTCCATGGCTATTCCCATAGATACCCCCGAACTGCGTAATGGACAGCGAGTGTATGTTGTTGCTGCCCCGGGTGTGTGCGGTTCTAGCGGACCCCAGACAGTCCCTACCAGATGACACCAGTCTGGAAAAGCTTTTGGACTGGTTGACTGGTCTCACCAAGGAGGGTGagcaaacacattcacactcacaaAAAAGCAGGCTGTGTGACAATTTAATGTCCTTGTGGAGAACCCAAACATTACCGTTTTAAAGCCAATTGTCCCTAAACCTTGACCTactcctaaacataaccctatgATCTGCACCAAATTAGTTTAGCCcttacacacactctcacatcaAGGAGCGTGAGGGAATACCACCGCAACTGAATGGAAAAATATTTAGAGACCCACTTCTGCACCTGCCAAAACCCTTGTCTTCCTGTCATGTTGGTTGTTTCCAGACCATGGCcaagccctgctggagtcctgTCCCTGTCTGCTGGACTATATCTCCACTGTATGTCTCGACAAAACTCCAGATCCCAGCATGCTTTCCTTCAGCCTCAAGCTCTCCGGCCTGTTGGCAGCTAGCCAACACGGCTTCAGCCTGCTGCAGGTGAGCTACTCAATCCACACATGAATGAATCTAGCCCACATTACCTGGCTAGTACACATACTGTAAAAtgagacaaccccccccccccccgtcttgTTTATTCTGTGAACGTCCCTGCTTCACAACAGACATCATGCGTTGCCTGCGATGCAACACTTCTTGTGAAATTAATGAGCACTATGGAACTGCTTATGCTGCATCGAGTCAACTGGCCCAAGCTGAACAACTGGCAGATTTTCATTCTCGGCAGCTGATTAACACGCTCATTCTATATTGTGAATGGAAGTAAGGGgggaaaaacagatttttgatTGGTTTCTGGAAAAGCAGGTAGATCATCAGATTAATGCAAAGTGTTGAGGTGAAGTGAAAGTGAAAATTTGACATGGTAACATGCTACGAGTTGTCCAATTATaagcaaatattttgtaatataatGATTCTACGGTTTTACGTTAGTGCTACAGTTGGTCAAACAATGAAAGACTGCACATCATCTGCGATGGCAGAATCCTCGAGTGCCAAATCATTGTCGTGTCAGATCTGCCCCAAGGTTGTCCTCAGCTTTGTTCATCCGttcatttttaaattatttatcaGGATCGCTCCGTCCTTGGTGTGGCCTACGACAGTGAGCGCTGGAAGGGGGCGGGCCTCTGGGAGGATCCAAGTGTGCGGATTGGCTGGATCCATGGTGTGAATAACATGCTACAGCACGCTCTGGCACTGCACTTCCTGGAGCAGGCTGGTAGGTTCTCCTATAGTAGGACACTGTAGGGAACACTGTAGGGTTCTATGTAGGGTGTGGGGTCCTTCAGCAGGGTGTGGGGTCCTTCAGCAGGGTGTGGGGTCCTCCAGCAGGGTGTGGGGTCCTTCAGCAGGGTGTGGGGTCCTCCAGTAGTGTGTGAGGTCCTCCAGCAGGGAAACATTCACCTTTTGATATTGAGATGGACCCTTGAGGTAAGGACACAAGGAAACCACTACACTATAGAGATGGACCCTTGAGGTTAGGACACAAGGTAAGGAAACCAACGAGAGTACCCTGTTTTCTTCCTGTCTCCTCAGGCCTCACCAAACCCATCCTGCAGCTGCAGACCGACCCCAGCCtatttgttgccttggctgccAATCACCTCCTGGCCCATCTTCTAACCTTCCACCAACCAACCACAGCCTCACACACAACTCAGAGGAATGGCCTTTCTCGACCACTCAGTGAGGAAGGGGAATTGGTCGAAACCACTCAGGCGAGTTCCGTCACCATGGAGATCTTGAGGCACCTGGAGAATTCGTTGGTTtcagacaaccacacacaggtATAAactttgattgatttattcaaaatttGAGCATTGgccagaggggaggagagaggccaGAGGGGAAGAAAGAGGAGATTGGTAGAggatagaaataaaatgtattttcagaagGTCTTTGTTCTTACTGTACTTTGTATCCTCAGGTGCTCCAGGGGCTGAGGCTGTTGTCTGTGACACTTCCACAAGCTGAGGCTGCTCTCCGGGAGTTGCTGATGAGTCGAGTCCTGAGGCCTTTGGAGGGGTTGGTCCTAGCAGGCCGCAGGGACCTCACCCAACCTCTCATGGACGTCCTGCTGGCAGCCTACAGGTAGATGATGGGCGGTTTGAACTGGAACCTACAACCAACACGGGTTAGAACACGACGGCCGTATCAGGGGTTCCTTTATTACTGAATGGAATGGAGCAGGGAGGTGGATCAGGGGTTCCTTTATTACTGAATGGAATGGAGCAGGGAGGTGGATCAGGGGTTCCTTTATTACTGAATGAATGGAGCAGGGAGGTGGATCAGGGGTTCCTTTATTACTGAATGGAATGGAGCAGGGAGGTGGATCAGGAGTTTGTTTGTTACTGAATGGAATGGAGCAGGGAGGTGGATCAGGAGTTTGTTTGTTACTGAATGGAATGGAGCAGGGAGGTGGATCAGGAGTTCCTTTATTACTGAATGAATGGAGCAGGAAGGTGGATCAGGGATTCCTttattaatgaatgaatggagcAGGGAGGTGGATCAGGGGTTTGTTTGTTACTGAATGGAATGGAGCAGGGAGGTGGATCAGGGGTTTGTTTGTTACTGAATGGAATGGAGCAGGGAGGTGGATCAGGAGTTCCTTTATTACTGAATGGAATGGAGCAGGGAGGTGGATCAGGGATTCCTTTATTACTGAATGGAATGGAGCAGGGAGGTGGATCAGGGGTTCCTTTATTACTGAATGGAATGGAGCAGGGAGGTGGATCAGGAGTTTGTTTGTTACTGAATGGAATGGAGCAGGGAGGTGGATCAGGAGTTTGTTTGTTACTGAATGGAATGGAGCAGGGAGGTGGATCAGGAGTTCCTTTATTACTGAATGAATGGAGCAGGAAGGTGGATCAGGGATTCCTttattaatgaatgaatggagcAGGGAGGTGGATCAGGGGTTTGTTTGTTACTGAATGGAATGGAGCAGGGATGTGGATCAGGGGTTTGTTTGTTACTGAATGGAATGGAGCAGGGAGGTGGATCAGGAGTTCCTTTATTACTGAATGGAATGGAGCAGGGAGGTGGATCAGGGGTTCCTTTATTACTGAATGAATGGAGCAGGGAGGTGGATCAGGGATTCCTTTATTACTGAATGGAATGGAGCAGGGAGGTGGATCAGGAGTTCCTTTATTACTGAATGGAATGGAGCAGGGAGGTGGATCAGGGGTTCCTTTATTACTGAATGGAATGGAGCAGGGAGGTGGATCAGGGATTCCTTTATTACTGAATGGTATGGAGCAGGGAGGTGGATCAGGAGTTCCTTTATTACTGAATGGAATGGAGCAGGGAGGTGGATCAGGGGTTCCTTTATTACTGAATGGAATGGAGCAGGGAGGTGGATCAGGGGTTCCTTTATTACTGAATGGAATGGAGCAGGGAGGTGGATCAGGAGTTTCTTTATTACTGAATGGAATGGAGCAGGGAGATGGATCAGGGGTTCCTTTATTACTGAATGGAATGGAGCAGGGAGGTGGATCAGGAGTTCCTTTATTACTGAATGGAATGGAGCAGGGAGGTGGATCAGGAGTTCCTTTATTACTGAATGAATGGAGCAGGAAGGTGGATCAGGGATTCCTttattaatgaatgaatggagcAGGGAGGTGGATCAGGGGTTTGTTTGTTACTGAATGGAATGGAGCAGGGAGGTGGATCAGGGGTTTGTTTGTTACTGAATGGAATGGAGCAGGGAGGTGGATCAGGAGTTCCTTTATTACTGAATGGAATGGAGCAGGGAGGTGGATCAGGGGTTCCTTTATTACTGAATGGAATGGAGCAGGGAGGTGGATCAGGAGTTCCTTTATTACTGAATGGAATGGAGCAGGGAGGTGGATCAGGGATTCCTTTATTACTGAATGGAATGGAGCAGGGAGATGGATCAGGGGTTCCTTTATTACTGAATGAATGGAGCAGGGAGGTGGATCAGGGGTTCCTTTATTACTGAATGAATGGAGCAGGGAGGTGGATCAGTTGGATGATTTATTTACCATTATTTTTTCAACTCTTTTCACtgagaatacattttctttatagcAACGTCCCAAAAGCAAGGAGGGTTAACAGCCTTGCTTAGGGACAAAACAACACCTTGTTGactctgggatttgatctaaCAACCTGCCCCTGACCCTTTCCAATCAGATCTCTACTCAGTGACACACACTTTTAATATGATACTTTGATATTTCATgtcaacttgttttttttaggtCTGGCCCATGTGACTCCAGACTTGTGTTTCTGATGACGTCCATGCTGAACTCCCAGAATTCCTCTGATGCTGCGCTGTGTGCTGCTGCTACCCTCCCTCTCGACAcctggtaacacacacacacggaataCATTTctcacatatacacagacactcacttATTTTCATCAGATATTATGCAGTttaccaacatttctaaatgtccaaaacatattacattcttctttttctttaatACATCTCTGCTATAATATAAAGGTCTGGACATAATGTGTCTCGTCTGCAGTCCTCCAGACCTGAGGGAGAAAGTTGCAGCTGTCCTCCTGGAACCTCTACAGGCCATCACTGGAGTTAGTTTACTGGATAGACACAACGATCAACAGACAGACCACAGACGCACCGATCAACAGACAGACCAGATGGACAGTGACCAGGACAAACAGTGGGATGGTGTCAGCTCTGTCCTGTTGGATCATCTCAATAAGAAATCATCCTGTATCTCCTTgatctgcctgtgtgtgtccaACACTCTTGCTGTAGTCCACACTGTGAGATATGATCTCTATTTATCtttatatctctctctgtttatatctctgtctcaattcatctctgtctctgtttatctctttATCTTTATGTATCTTTCTATATCTATTCATCTATCTATATTTGTCTCCCtatctctgttcatctctttatATCTATtaatctctgtatctctctcactatttatctctctctttctctgtgcaaaacatttattttccttcaaaTCTGATAGCATATTATTGCTAACAATAGTAAAGGGTTTTTGATTGTATGAAGGGCTTCCTTTAATTGTCCAGATCTTTCTTTTGTTCTTTCTGTCCTtgatttttctctttttcaggaGTCATGTGCCTCAGTCCTGCATGCTGTGATGGCACTCCTGAATATCTGTAACGGCCAATCCTCTCCGAGCACAGCTGTCATTGGCTACAGCAAAGCCATCACCAACCTGATTGGCTGCAGTAAGGTTCAGAGGTGTGGCCTAGATGCCCTCGCTAGCCTTAGCACTTGCTCAGGTGAGTGgagtgtgtttttaaatgtttcaagtGGCATTTCAGACAGATTCGTATGAAAATTGTTTATTTCAGGAGCTGTGGACCTAGTGACGGATGTGTTACGAGTTCTTCTACAATACCTCCACAACCCTGACTCCGACGCCactgtaagacacacacactgtaagacacacacactgtaagacacacacactgtaagacacacacactgtaagacacacacactgtaagacacacacaccaaagaaAATCCAAAAGacacttctaaaaaaaaataaaaagtaaaatgctATGAatggtgtctgtctctctgttcttctccaGGTGGTCCAGAAGAGCTACCAGGCCATGTTGAGGTGGCTGAATATTTCTACAGAACCTCTTTATCTGACTCCTCTGGTTGGTCAAGGTAGGGCTCTTTATCTGACTCCTCTGGTCGGTCAAGGTAGGGCTGTTCACCTGACTCTgtcgtctttctgtctgttggtctttgtgtttgtctctgtggtCAGACCTCCTTCCTGTGTTGAAGAAGCGCATGTGTGATGTGCGTTGGGAGGTGAGAGACTCTACCGTTGAGTTCCTTGGCCACCTGTGTGTGAGTGGCGtggtgtcatcctgcacaatcaCCCCTATCCTGCTGGAGGCGCTGTCTGATCAGCAGAGCTATGTGAGGGCAAGCGCCATCTCTGCCCTGGCCAAGAGCCTACCTCTCAGTGGTCAGCAGGGGGCAGCACAAGACCACGTTGAGGTGAGGCTCAGTGTAAAATCACCAATAGTTGAGGCGACCGCACTGCCCCGTCGTCAGAAGAACTCCAGTCAAACAGCTTTTTAAGCATATTGCTCTTGTCAGGTGCATTTTGTAGAGTAATGGACTAGTACACAGGGCTCTGCTCCTATAATCTCTCCAATTGAAATTTTctgaaggagtgtgtgtgtgtgttctccccaGAAGGAGGCAGTCCCTCGGGTACTCCACATTCTGTCCCAGGATTCCGAGGGCTTCGCTAGACGTGCTGTGGTCCAGTTCTTCATAACGTGGCTGAAGACACAcccattatcatcatcatcatcatcgtcctCCGCCGTGCTGCGTTCGGTCCTGTCGCTAGGCAGCGTGGACCTGGACTGGGAGGTTAAATGTCATACCCTGGAGTTGGTTGACCTCCTGATGCAGGAAACACTCCCGGGTCAACTGGGGTCAGAGCCAGGGTCGGCTCCTCCCCCATACGCTGTGTCTCTGTCCTATGGTGGCTCTTTAGGGACaaacaaccccacacacactcactcgcTGACATCTAGCCTTCCCCCGCCCCCTCTCACACGCACCCCCGCTCCAACAGAGCCAATCACAGCCCCCCATCTCGGCCTGTCTGGGTTGGTGAATCTAGGGGTTATCACGGCTCTGCTCAACGGCCTGTTTGACTGCGACAGGCCTGTAGCTTTAAAAGCCTGCAGCCTGTTGCTACGGCTACGAAACACCGTCTGTCCCCGGCCACTAGGGCAGGTCGCCGTGGCGACCGACAACACAACAGTGTCTGAGGTGATGTTTGACCTGAGTGGCCAGGTTTGGGCGCCTGAGGTGATCTTGAGGTTGGCAGAGAAGAGGGAATGTGATTGGGctgaagatggggagggagtCTGTGATAGGCTGGTTGGAAACTGTGGGTCTAGTTCCGAAGCCTGCGGTAGGTGGACAGAGCGGAGTGGGTGTGGGGGCGGTATAGGCGTGTGTGAGGTGTTGTGGTCGCTGGGTCTCGAGGAGAGACAGAGTGTTTTGTCTCGGAGTAGTGACCACGTCCAGAactcccccctttctctccttcaGGACATACTGACAGCCACGCGCGCTGCGGACATAGAGGAGGTCATC
Above is a window of Esox lucius isolate fEsoLuc1 chromosome 9, fEsoLuc1.pri, whole genome shotgun sequence DNA encoding:
- the brat1 gene encoding BRCA1-associated ATM activator 1 isoform X1, which codes for MLIGLREIGENAQLQKTLYISYTPRFVLLAFRCEIPPNCVMDSECMLLLPRVCAVLADPRQSLPDDTSLEKLLDWLTGLTKEDHGQALLESCPCLLDYISTVCLDKTPDPSMLSFSLKLSGLLAASQHGFSLLQDRSVLGVAYDSERWKGAGLWEDPSVRIGWIHGVNNMLQHALALHFLEQAGLTKPILQLQTDPSLFVALAANHLLAHLLTFHQPTTASHTTQRNGLSRPLSEEGELVETTQASSVTMEILRHLENSLVSDNHTQVLQGLRLLSVTLPQAEAALRELLMSRVLRPLEGLVLAGRRDLTQPLMDVLLAAYRSGPCDSRLVFLMTSMLNSQNSSDAALCAAATLPLDTCPPDLREKVAAVLLEPLQAITGVSLLDRHNDQQTDHRRTDQQTDQMDSDQDKQWDGVSSVLLDHLNKKSSCISLICLCVSNTLAVVHTESCASVLHAVMALLNICNGQSSPSTAVIGYSKAITNLIGCSKVQRCGLDALASLSTCSGAVDLVTDVLRVLLQYLHNPDSDATVVQKSYQAMLRWLNISTEPLYLTPLVGQDLLPVLKKRMCDVRWEVRDSTVEFLGHLCVSGVVSSCTITPILLEALSDQQSYVRASAISALAKSLPLSGQQGAAQDHVEKEAVPRVLHILSQDSEGFARRAVVQFFITWLKTHPLSSSSSSSSAVLRSVLSLGSVDLDWEVKCHTLELVDLLMQETLPGQLGSEPGSAPPPYAVSLSYGGSLGTNNPTHTHSLTSSLPPPPLTRTPAPTEPITAPHLGLSGLVNLGVITALLNGLFDCDRPVALKACSLLLRLRNTVCPRPLGQVAVATDNTTVSEVMFDLSGQVWAPEVILRLAEKRECDWAEDGEGVCDRLVGNCGSSSEACGRWTERSGCGGGIGVCEVLWSLGLEERQSVLSRSSDHVQNSPLSLLQDILTATRAADIEEVIVDCY
- the brat1 gene encoding BRCA1-associated ATM activator 1 isoform X2, which gives rise to MIIYGLIPPNCVMDSECMLLLPRVCAVLADPRQSLPDDTSLEKLLDWLTGLTKEDHGQALLESCPCLLDYISTVCLDKTPDPSMLSFSLKLSGLLAASQHGFSLLQDRSVLGVAYDSERWKGAGLWEDPSVRIGWIHGVNNMLQHALALHFLEQAGLTKPILQLQTDPSLFVALAANHLLAHLLTFHQPTTASHTTQRNGLSRPLSEEGELVETTQASSVTMEILRHLENSLVSDNHTQVLQGLRLLSVTLPQAEAALRELLMSRVLRPLEGLVLAGRRDLTQPLMDVLLAAYRSGPCDSRLVFLMTSMLNSQNSSDAALCAAATLPLDTCPPDLREKVAAVLLEPLQAITGVSLLDRHNDQQTDHRRTDQQTDQMDSDQDKQWDGVSSVLLDHLNKKSSCISLICLCVSNTLAVVHTESCASVLHAVMALLNICNGQSSPSTAVIGYSKAITNLIGCSKVQRCGLDALASLSTCSGAVDLVTDVLRVLLQYLHNPDSDATVVQKSYQAMLRWLNISTEPLYLTPLVGQDLLPVLKKRMCDVRWEVRDSTVEFLGHLCVSGVVSSCTITPILLEALSDQQSYVRASAISALAKSLPLSGQQGAAQDHVEKEAVPRVLHILSQDSEGFARRAVVQFFITWLKTHPLSSSSSSSSAVLRSVLSLGSVDLDWEVKCHTLELVDLLMQETLPGQLGSEPGSAPPPYAVSLSYGGSLGTNNPTHTHSLTSSLPPPPLTRTPAPTEPITAPHLGLSGLVNLGVITALLNGLFDCDRPVALKACSLLLRLRNTVCPRPLGQVAVATDNTTVSEVMFDLSGQVWAPEVILRLAEKRECDWAEDGEGVCDRLVGNCGSSSEACGRWTERSGCGGGIGVCEVLWSLGLEERQSVLSRSSDHVQNSPLSLLQDILTATRAADIEEVIVDCY
- the brat1 gene encoding BRCA1-associated ATM activator 1 isoform X3, producing the protein MIPPNCVMDSECMLLLPRVCAVLADPRQSLPDDTSLEKLLDWLTGLTKEDHGQALLESCPCLLDYISTVCLDKTPDPSMLSFSLKLSGLLAASQHGFSLLQDRSVLGVAYDSERWKGAGLWEDPSVRIGWIHGVNNMLQHALALHFLEQAGLTKPILQLQTDPSLFVALAANHLLAHLLTFHQPTTASHTTQRNGLSRPLSEEGELVETTQASSVTMEILRHLENSLVSDNHTQVLQGLRLLSVTLPQAEAALRELLMSRVLRPLEGLVLAGRRDLTQPLMDVLLAAYRSGPCDSRLVFLMTSMLNSQNSSDAALCAAATLPLDTCPPDLREKVAAVLLEPLQAITGVSLLDRHNDQQTDHRRTDQQTDQMDSDQDKQWDGVSSVLLDHLNKKSSCISLICLCVSNTLAVVHTESCASVLHAVMALLNICNGQSSPSTAVIGYSKAITNLIGCSKVQRCGLDALASLSTCSGAVDLVTDVLRVLLQYLHNPDSDATVVQKSYQAMLRWLNISTEPLYLTPLVGQDLLPVLKKRMCDVRWEVRDSTVEFLGHLCVSGVVSSCTITPILLEALSDQQSYVRASAISALAKSLPLSGQQGAAQDHVEKEAVPRVLHILSQDSEGFARRAVVQFFITWLKTHPLSSSSSSSSAVLRSVLSLGSVDLDWEVKCHTLELVDLLMQETLPGQLGSEPGSAPPPYAVSLSYGGSLGTNNPTHTHSLTSSLPPPPLTRTPAPTEPITAPHLGLSGLVNLGVITALLNGLFDCDRPVALKACSLLLRLRNTVCPRPLGQVAVATDNTTVSEVMFDLSGQVWAPEVILRLAEKRECDWAEDGEGVCDRLVGNCGSSSEACGRWTERSGCGGGIGVCEVLWSLGLEERQSVLSRSSDHVQNSPLSLLQDILTATRAADIEEVIVDCY